Proteins from one Burkholderia oklahomensis C6786 genomic window:
- a CDS encoding PAAR domain-containing protein: MAKRAIICVGDTTTHGGKVLEGSPTFTLNGRNVAGVGHKVLCPRCKGVFPILPDLLGRRYPHTIGDRDTAVEGMRTACGAELIASQGTGTIDDVGSGERGDGGSPGGSVAAATAAVAPSPTLCLECLKAAAKNAATMVARG; the protein is encoded by the coding sequence GTGGCAAAACGCGCGATCATCTGCGTCGGCGACACGACGACGCACGGCGGCAAGGTGCTCGAAGGCTCGCCGACGTTCACGCTCAACGGACGCAATGTGGCCGGCGTCGGCCACAAGGTACTTTGCCCGCGCTGCAAAGGCGTTTTCCCGATCCTCCCCGATCTGCTCGGACGCCGCTACCCGCACACGATCGGCGACCGCGACACCGCCGTCGAGGGCATGCGCACGGCCTGCGGCGCGGAGCTGATCGCGTCGCAGGGCACGGGAACGATCGACGATGTCGGCTCGGGCGAACGCGGGGATGGTGGTTCGCCCGGCGGATCGGTGGCCGCAGCGACGGCCGCGGTCGCCCCTTCCCCTACGCTCTGCCTCGAATGCCTGAAGGCGGCGGCGAAGAATGCCGCGACGATGGTGGCACGCGGATGA